In Leptolyngbya sp. O-77, the genomic window AGCGCCGCCTCCGACTGGGCGATTTCGTTTTCATGGTGCGGAAAGATCAGGTCTTGCCCGCCCGTGTGGATGTCGATGCTGTCGCCCAGTTCCTCGCGCACCATCACCGAGCATTCGATATGCCAGCCGGGTCGTCCCTTGCCCCAGGGCGAGTCCCACTCCGGCTCACCGGGCTTTGCCGCCTTCCATAGCGCAAAATCCAGGGGATGGTGCTTTTTCACCGACTCTTCATCTACCCGGCCGCTGGCTCCGGCTTCCATCTGGTCTAGCTTGCGGCCAGACAGCTTGCCATAACTGGGAAACTTCTCCACCGCGTAATACACGTCGCCGCCCGACTCGTAGGCATAGCCCCGGTCGATCAACGTCTGGATGAACTGCACGATTTGCGGCACGACTTCCGTTGCCTTGGGATACACGTCAGCGCGACGAATATTCAGCCGATCCATGTCGTCCAGATAGGCCTGGATGTAGGTTTCGGTAATCACGTTCCAGGGAACATTTTCCTGGTGCGATCGCCGGATAATCTTGTCATCAATGTCGGTGAAATTTTGCACATATTTCACCGCATAGCCGCGCCACAGCAGATAGCGCCGCAGCGTGTCCCAGGCAATATAGTTCCGCGCATGACCCACATGCGAATAGTCGTATACCGTCACGCCGCAGGCATACATCTTAACCACGCCCGGTTCCAGCGGCTCGAACGGCTCGACACGTCGCGTCAGGGTGTTAAATAAACGGAGAGGCATGGAAGGCTTGATCGCAGGACATCTCAACCATCAAATTGTATTGCAGATAGAGCCGTGCCGTAGAAAACAGCCGCAGGGATAAAACCTATGCGCTTGAGCCAAACCCTGAGAACCTGCTACGGTGCAATAGAGTATGCAATTAGGTTTCTAGCCAAGTGTTTTAGCCCATGTCAATGAGCCAAATCTTTCTGGCGATCGCCTCCGTTCTTGGTGGGCTGTCCGTCGCCGCTGGGGCCTTCGGCTCCCACGCGCTGCGACCCAAGCTGAGCGATCGCATGTTGGAAATTTTTGAAACGGGAACGCGCTATCAGATGTATCACGCGCTGGCGCTGCTGCTCGTCGGCTTTTTGCTGCTGCGGGCCGAGTCCGGTCAGGGCTGGCTCACTGCCTCAGGCTGGGCATTTATCGCGGGGACGGTGATCTTTTCTGGCAGCCTGTATGGACTCAGCCTCAGCGGGGTGAAAGTGCTGGGAGCCGTTGCGCCAATTGGCGGCACTGCGCTGATGGTGGGATGGGGTTGCCTGGCGATCGCCGCCTTCAATCTCAAATAGCGTCCAATCAAAACGCGCCCTAGGGGTGAACCGCAGAAATCGCGCCCTCGAAGCGTCGGGCCGCATCTGTCATGCCAGCATAATTCAGGATGGGTTCCTCTACGATTAGCTTGCTAGGAAACACAAACTCAGCCGTTTCGTAATACTGTTCTGTCAACTCCGCCCGCTGCGACATCTGATCCATGTAGCCCACGAAGTGGCCCACCAAAAAATACACCGCGACCAGCGCCGCTGCTGCCATCGACACCAAAAAGCCCGCCAGCATCAGCGAAAACTCTTTACGGTCAAGCGCTTCCTGCATGAGGTGCAGTGCCCATGCCACCAGCGCTACGACGATGAACAGGATAAAGATCATTCTTATAGGAATGTAACGTTTTGTAATATTTCACATTGTAACAGTTCCTCAGAAAAGTGTCTCTAAAGGCAATCTAGAGATTTGGAATGATTGGTATCGAGTTGTACAGAACGCGCCGATTCGATTACCCCCTGACGGTCACCTGGTTCTCCCGCAAATACTGCTTGATCTCTGCGACGGTGAGCTGGCCATAGTGCAGCAGCGATGCCAGCAGCGCCGCTTCGGCCCTGCCCTCCGTCAGCGCTTCGTGAATGTGGGCGCAGGTGCCCGCGCCGCCAGACGCAATCACCGGAATCTGCACCTGCTCGGCGATCGCCCGCGTCAGCGCCAAGTCATAGCCCGCCTGCGTGCCGTCTGCGTCCATGCTGGTCACCAGCAGTTCCCCCGCGCCGCGCTGCTCCACCTCCTGGGCCCAGCTCAGCGCATCCAGTCCCGTATTCTCGCGCCCGCCGCGCACGTACACATCCCAGCCCGGATTTTCGGGGTCAGCCCGCCGCCGTGCATCGATCGCCACCACAATGCACTGATTCCCAAAGCGATCGCTCGCCCGGTTCACAAAATCTGGGTCGCGCACGGCTGAGGAATTGATACTCACCTTATCGGCCCCCGCCCGCAACAGTTGCTTGATGGTGTCTAGGGAGCTAATGCCGCCGCCCACCGTCAGCGGAATGAACACTTGCTCCGCCGTGCGATACACCACGTCGTAAATAATGTTTCGGTCTTCGTGGGTGGCGGTAATGTCCAAAAACACCAGCTCATCCGCCCCCGCATCGTTATAAACCTGCGCCAGTTCCACGGGGTCGCCCGCATCCCGCAGATTGACAAAGTTCACGCCTTTCACCACGCGCCCCGCCTTCACATCCAGGCAAGGCAAGATTCGTTTTGCCAGCATTGCGATCGCCCAATAGAAGATTCAACGAAAATTCAGCAAACATTCAACGAAATTTCTCTGCCCAGACTTCAGCCCTACACTGGCCTGAGAAAAAGCGCCACCAAGTCACCACAATATCGCTTAAATGGGGCGCAATACAGCGCAATAGACTGATACACTGGCTAATTGTTTGCCGATCGTTGAGTGTCGAGATGCAAATTGGTCAAAAGGTTCGGGTTCGTCGGTTGCGCGATCGCACGGGTCAAGCCGTTGTGAAGCACCTGGGGCAAGTGGGCGAGGTTCAAGATTTCAAAATGACAGATGGCAGCGGGGTGGGGGTTGTGGTCAAGTTCGACGACCAGTTTGCTACCTGGTTTTTTGAAGACGAGCTAGAGGTCGTTTCTTAGGGAGACGCATGAGTTTCATCCTGACGTTTTTGGGCAAAGGCGGAACCGGACGCACCACCGTGGCGATCGCCGCTGCAAAGCGATTTGCGTTGCAAGGCAAGCGGACGCTGCTGGTGGGACAAGACCCTGGCCCCGCCTTTGGTTTGCTGCTGGGCGCGTCCGTCGGCGCAACCCCGCAGGACATCGGCGCGAACCTGAGCGCCGTCCATCTGCAATCTACGGCGCTGATGGAGGCCAGTTGGGAAGAACTCAAGCGCCAGGAAGCGCAATATCTCCGCACGCCCATTCTAAAAGCCGTCTACGGTCAGGAATTGGGTATTTTGCCTGGTATGGACGGAGCGCTGGCGCTAAATGCCCTGCGCGAATTTGACGGCAGCGGCAAATACGATGTGATTGTTTACGATGGCGCGGGGGATCTGTCCACGCTGCGGATGCTGGGAATGCCGGAAATCGCCACCTGGTATTTCCGCCGTTTCCGCAAGGTGGTGGCAGAGTCTGACCTGTGGAAAGCGGTGTCGCCCTTTGTGCAGCCCGTCGCCGCTGCGGTGCTAAATGTGAACTGGTCGGGCGATGTGTTTGACCAGCCCGCCATGCAGCAGAGCAGCAACCTGATGGAGCAGGGCAAAGCGGCGGTTAATGATCCCAGCCGCGTCGCCGCCTATCTTGTCACGACACAAGACACAGCGGCGATCGCCACCGCCAAATATCTCTGGGGCAGCGCCCAGCAGGTCGGGCTGACCGTGGGCGGCGTAATTCTCAACCAGTCTACCGACAGCAGCGCGATCGCCCTAGAGTTTGCGCCGCTCTCTATCACCGCCCTGCCCAACTATCCCGGTCAAGACTGGCAGCCGCTGATCGAAGCCCTGCCCGACTTTACCCAGGCAGCCCAGGCTCCCAGGGCGATCGCCGTGAATATTGCCGAGCGCAAAGTCGCCCTCTTCCTCCCCGGCTTCGACAAAACCCAGGTCAAACTTATCCAGTCTGGCCCCGAAGTCACCGTCGAAGCAGGCGACCAGCGCCGCAACATTTCCTTGCCGCCCGAACTCAGCGGCCGCCAGGTCACGGGCGCAAAGTTTCAGGACAGCTTTTTGATTATTTCGTTTTAGGGTTGGCTCTAAAGTGCTGCGCTCTGAGTCGTTTTCTGGATAGTTGGGTTGATCAACCGAAACTTTCGGCTGCGTAGAAAGAGGAGTCGTAATCACTGCTGACGAATACCAGGTCAGTACTTCCTTCTGCCTCCACAAGCTGCCCTTTGGCGATGCTGCGGTTTAGAACGCGGATTAGCAATCCTGGAAGGCAAACACCGTCAAGCCTGGATTGCGCCGCAGCATTTTCATGACGGTGTCAAAAATCGGCTGGGGGTAGCCATTGATGCTCAAAATGGCGCAGTTGTTTTCAAAGTGAACGTTGTTGCTAATCAGCATTTGGGCGATCGCCCCCAGCCGTGGTTCGCCCTGCATCTGGGGTTGCCGTTCGCAATGTTGAAATTACCATGAGATGGCCCCGAAAAAATCGGCTCTGGAAAATGCAATCCGGCTCGATGATACAGCATTTTCTTGCGGGGTGAGGCACACGCTGCCCTCACGAGGCAAGGGCTTATTGACCATCCGTGTGCCTCACTAGCTTCAAAAATGCTGTAGCAAGCTCCGATGGCCGCCGCTACTGCAAATATCGCTGAGGGCCGTGACTCCTGGCGCAGGGCAATTGACGGGGGCGATCGCATCCAGTACAATCGTCCATCAAGCTGTGAATGACCCCAAGTCAGCGCGGCTTACCTTTCCCCCGAAATTTTGGTCGTTTAGTCACTCACGGCGCTGGCAGGTGTTCGCAGCACCCACCAACGCCTGACCCCTCGACAGTCACCGCCTGTCTCAGGGCTGCGTCCATTGTAGGCCGCCCTGTCCCAGCGCTTCACCTCCGGGGGCGGCCAACATTTCGGGGTTTCCTACCCCACTCGTTTCCTGGAGGAAACCCCAAATGCTGACAATTCAATACACCTGGTCGTCCCCACGCTCGGAGGCGACCCAGTTTTCGCTGCCCCCGCTCACCTGCGAACTGCCGCGCCGTCGCCGCCTGCGCCACTACATCATCGGCCTGCCCGAAGACGCGCAACTGGCGATCGACCGGCTGCACCTGCTCCGCTACGCCGAACGCTTCGAGTGGACGCACGCCCTCGAATTTCCGCCCAACGGCATCGTCCTCAACGCCGAGCAACCCGGCGAAGTGCTGCGCTGCCTGCACCGTGAAGTCCGGAGCAACTCTGGCGCGAATGAGTAAGAACAGATAAGGGCGATTTTGGGTTTTGGATTTTGGATTTTGGCCGGTCAACCTCCCAATCCAAAATCCAAACTCCCCAATCAAAAATTTCAAACAGGGCAACTGCACCTAACGCTGCATCGCGCCTATTCATCAGCCCCACTTATCTGAAGCCTTTGTAAAGCCATCTGCCTAATTCCCAGAATCAGGGATATTATGCGGATTATCGTCTGCCTATCTACCCAATTTGGGATCTTAGACAGATCTCAATCAGCCTATCTACCCAATTTGGGATCTTAGACAGACGGATTTCAGCCTAATTGCCCTCTGCGGGGTAGATAGGCAGACGGGATCAGTCTAATTACTAGTTAGCCCTCAGCGTTCTGGTTCTGTCAGCTTGTCGGTGGGTAGGCGATTCGCCCCCCACTTGCAGAGGCTCGGTTCTTCGAGATCCGGGTCAAGCCGCACACTCCCAACAGCTTTCGGGTTAGCCGCAGAGGTTGAGTAGCGACAGACTTCGGTCAGTGTGCAACGCCCCAAAAGGTATCCGGGGGGCGATCGCCGAAAGGTTTGGGTGCTGAGAGAAACGGGCGATCGCCCAGAGGTGTTGGTGTTGGGAGATGAAGGGCGATCGCGAAGGCTAACACCTCGCTGCAACGGACGGAGCAGAGATGCTGGTTGAGACCAAGAGCCACTGACCGCCGTTGAGCTTCACCGTTCGACTGCTTCATGTTTTCGGTGAGACAGCAACTTTAAGCATATCTGTGAGTACCCAGTGTTGAGGTTGTACGAATTTTCTCAGTAGTTGCATTGCATAGTGATGAATAATGTGCTTAATATTGAAGCAATCACTGAGTCCTACGTACAAAGGTAGGTTTTTGATATAGCTGCATTCTCTATTTGATCTCTGAACAAATCCATCAGCGATATAATTTCATGGTGCAATTCCATATACTGATCGAACTCAATTAGTAGATACTGTCCATGCGCAATTTCGTTTCTAGAGCGAAGCAATGTCTCATCAATAATTTTTTCTTTTGTTTCGTAGAGAGAGTAGTCTAGCCCCAAAATACATATGATATCTTTTAAGACTTCAGAATTAAGATTTGATTGTGTCTTAATTGCATCATCCCACTGGATTAAGCACTTAGATTCCAACCCTGTTATTAGAAAATCTACAACTTTGGTAAATATAACGGCTCTGTAACTGCTTTGAGCTTCGTTAAGTTGTTTTTTAACAGCTAAAGCTAAGAAGTTAGGTGCTAATTCTGAGTGTTTTAAATTTTGTCTAGAAACAAATTCTACATAAGATGTTGCCGCATTTTTAACAAAGCCTTCCCAGTGCGCGTACAGAATTGCAGTACCGCTCCTAAGCAAGGTGGATTGAACAGTTCGATATCTATTTTTCTCAATTAAAGTTTTGATGTATATTAACTCTTTTTTTCGCCATGCAATTTCTTCAGAAAGCTGATCGCTTAGCTGAGATACAGTCCGAATCTTAGTCATGGTTTGAATAAATCCCTTCCCAGAGGAACTATTCTTGGCATCCGCAAACTAGCTGTTTTTCCAGAACCAATTCTTTTCAGGAAGTCTTTGTTTCCCCATAACTTTTTAATCCGTTCTAAAATGTCAAAACTCCCTTTAGTATCTAGAATGGCTTCATAGTTATATCCAACACCAAGGGCAACTGCTTCAAACGCGGACAGTAAAAATCCGCCTAGAAATCTTTGTTTTTGAATGTCATATCTATGGAAGCAGTCTGCCCCTATAGTTTCATTTAAGATAGTGAAAGTAATTTTAAATGCCTTGGCTTCCTGATCAAAGTTGAAATTAGGATTCCTTGCAATCTCCAACATTTTATCGGTCACAAACTCATTAATGTCTTTTGCTTTCTTGACTTCTTCAGCATCAAGCGTTCTAAAGACCACAAATCGAAGTGCAAGATCCATATCGTATTGTTCTTCTTTTGCACGATCTGTCAAAACAATACATTGCTCAAATCCTTCATCTTTGGATAGTTCAGATAACCAGGAAAACATTCTACGATTTTCCATGATTAGAATGCAATTTCTCAATTCCTGATCCGAAAGTGGTGAACCTCCGGTATTCAATCTCTGAAACAATTCATATTTACTTTTTTCATCACTTTCTTTCAATATGATTTTGACATCTAGTTTGGAACGCTTGATGAAGAGCTTCTGAGCTGCAGTGAAAGCATTCTCCGGATCTTCAGGGTTATCCCATTTCTTTTCTCTGAGAGAAGGCAGGTACTTTGTTTCCTCCAGAGTTAGAGGCTCAACTTTTTTCTTGTCTTCATCAAGAAGAATGCCCATGAACTGAAAAATAGTGGATAATCGCTGTAGTCCATCTACAACATCCCAAACCCCATCTTTCCTCTGAGATACAAAGATAGGCGGAAGGGGAATCCCTAAAAGGATGGATTCTATTAACTTGGTTTTTTGTAAAGGAGACCAGCGGTAAAAACGCTGAA contains:
- the hisF gene encoding imidazole glycerol phosphate synthase subunit HisF, translating into MLAKRILPCLDVKAGRVVKGVNFVNLRDAGDPVELAQVYNDAGADELVFLDITATHEDRNIIYDVVYRTAEQVFIPLTVGGGISSLDTIKQLLRAGADKVSINSSAVRDPDFVNRASDRFGNQCIVVAIDARRRADPENPGWDVYVRGGRENTGLDALSWAQEVEQRGAGELLVTSMDADGTQAGYDLALTRAIAEQVQIPVIASGGAGTCAHIHEALTEGRAEAALLASLLHYGQLTVAEIKQYLRENQVTVRG
- a CDS encoding DUF2862 domain-containing protein, with translation MQIGQKVRVRRLRDRTGQAVVKHLGQVGEVQDFKMTDGSGVGVVVKFDDQFATWFFEDELEVVS
- a CDS encoding MAE_28990/MAE_18760 family HEPN-like nuclease produces the protein MTKIRTVSQLSDQLSEEIAWRKKELIYIKTLIEKNRYRTVQSTLLRSGTAILYAHWEGFVKNAATSYVEFVSRQNLKHSELAPNFLALAVKKQLNEAQSSYRAVIFTKVVDFLITGLESKCLIQWDDAIKTQSNLNSEVLKDIICILGLDYSLYETKEKIIDETLLRSRNEIAHGQYLLIEFDQYMELHHEIISLMDLFRDQIENAAISKTYLCT
- a CDS encoding DUF423 domain-containing protein, whose protein sequence is MSQIFLAIASVLGGLSVAAGAFGSHALRPKLSDRMLEIFETGTRYQMYHALALLLVGFLLLRAESGQGWLTASGWAFIAGTVIFSGSLYGLSLSGVKVLGAVAPIGGTALMVGWGCLAIAAFNLK
- a CDS encoding ArsA family ATPase, producing MSFILTFLGKGGTGRTTVAIAAAKRFALQGKRTLLVGQDPGPAFGLLLGASVGATPQDIGANLSAVHLQSTALMEASWEELKRQEAQYLRTPILKAVYGQELGILPGMDGALALNALREFDGSGKYDVIVYDGAGDLSTLRMLGMPEIATWYFRRFRKVVAESDLWKAVSPFVQPVAAAVLNVNWSGDVFDQPAMQQSSNLMEQGKAAVNDPSRVAAYLVTTQDTAAIATAKYLWGSAQQVGLTVGGVILNQSTDSSAIALEFAPLSITALPNYPGQDWQPLIEALPDFTQAAQAPRAIAVNIAERKVALFLPGFDKTQVKLIQSGPEVTVEAGDQRRNISLPPELSGRQVTGAKFQDSFLIISF
- a CDS encoding DUF262 domain-containing protein, yielding MTLQDEIDLRSTEVKSDSYSMSIGELTNLYQDEEIDIHPEFQRFYRWSPLQKTKLIESILLGIPLPPIFVSQRKDGVWDVVDGLQRLSTIFQFMGILLDEDKKKVEPLTLEETKYLPSLREKKWDNPEDPENAFTAAQKLFIKRSKLDVKIILKESDEKSKYELFQRLNTGGSPLSDQELRNCILIMENRRMFSWLSELSKDEGFEQCIVLTDRAKEEQYDMDLALRFVVFRTLDAEEVKKAKDINEFVTDKMLEIARNPNFNFDQEAKAFKITFTILNETIGADCFHRYDIQKQRFLGGFLLSAFEAVALGVGYNYEAILDTKGSFDILERIKKLWGNKDFLKRIGSGKTASLRMPRIVPLGRDLFKP
- the cysS gene encoding cysteine--tRNA ligase; this encodes MPLRLFNTLTRRVEPFEPLEPGVVKMYACGVTVYDYSHVGHARNYIAWDTLRRYLLWRGYAVKYVQNFTDIDDKIIRRSHQENVPWNVITETYIQAYLDDMDRLNIRRADVYPKATEVVPQIVQFIQTLIDRGYAYESGGDVYYAVEKFPSYGKLSGRKLDQMEAGASGRVDEESVKKHHPLDFALWKAAKPGEPEWDSPWGKGRPGWHIECSVMVREELGDSIDIHTGGQDLIFPHHENEIAQSEAALAKPLSRFWLHNGFVNISGEKMSKSLGNFTTIRQMLESGFDPMVLRLFVLQAQYRKPIDFTEEAIASAQNAWDTLTEGLRFGYKHGAALGFAAENGAALDDPATLNISAESDAVQRFQAAMDDDLNTPVALSVLFELAKELQKEGNRLTHDGKTLADPAALQAQWQTLVALAEVLGLAVSPDAAPAPDGLSDAEIEALVQQRAEAKRAKNWAEGDRIRDELNALGITLIDKPGGVTEWIRGN